The Salvelinus alpinus chromosome 10, SLU_Salpinus.1, whole genome shotgun sequence genome includes the window GTGTACATGCGGTACATAACCGTGATAACTGCCGCAGCCAAACCGGGGATCAACCAGTTTGTCCACCAActgttgagggtagaggaagaacaAGAACTCAGATACAGTACATCAGTAAAACGGACAGCTGAAACGGTACAAAAATTACGAACACTAATGTCATAGAATAGCAAACAATAGTTCTGCCAGATTGCAGGACTAACCTGCACTTGAAAAATCATCCCATAGAATTGTAgaatatcaaaactatgaaattacacatatagaatcatgtagtgacccaaaaaagtgttcaacaaatcaaaatatgttttgaattttagattcttcaaagtagcattgtctcaaccagcttcataagaaatgcttttccaacagtcttgaagttctcacatttggaatcatcataccaaaggacagatttccactggtctaatgtccattgctcgtgtttctttgcagcaatttgaccatgaaggcctgattcacacagtctcctctgatcagttgatgttgacacgtgtctgttacttgaactctgtgaagcatttatttgggctgcaatttctgacgcttgtaactctaatgaacttaacctctgcagcaaaggtaactatgggtcttcctatcctgtggcggtcctcatgagagccagtttcatcatagcgcttgatggtttttgcgactgctcttgaagaaactttcaaagttcttttaattttccggattgactgactttcatgtcttaaagtattgatggactgtcgtttctctttgcttatttgagctgttcttgctataatatggacttggtattttaccaaataggataatcttttgtataccacccctaccttgtcacaacacaactgactgtctCAAACGCATCAAAcacacaaattaacttaaggcacacctgttaattgaaatgcattccaggtgactacctcatgaagctggttgagagaatgccaagagtgtgcaaagctgtcgtcaaggcaaaaggtggctactttgaagaacctaaaatcttgtttaacacttctttggttactacatgattccatatgtgttatttcatagttgtgatgtcttcactataattctacgatgtagaaaatatcCATAGCTCATGCAGATGCAAACTTGCTAAAATAAACCTGATTCAAAACCAAGAATATGAAAATGGCATCAGGGGTGCCTACATACCTTGAGGTTTCCTCGATTGTGGTGGCAAGTGACACCTGTTAGAAAAGGAAAGTCTGTAAGACCTCACAAATCTTTACATGGATATCTCTATCTTTGAGTTGACCTATCTTTATGATTAATTGTATTGTtttatatgtactgtacatgtgaacTACAGTTTTCAAAATAAACCTTGATGAAGGCAGCTTGCCATCGAAATGTCGGTGACTTATTATCGTCGGAGCAAAAACATATGGTTACACCTTACTATGTGTGCTGAAATTTGAGTAGCGTAACTTTTCACATTTGAGATCGTTGTTTTACTTACTGAAGGTTTGGCCATCTTTGGCCGATCATCCTAcacaagagagaggaaggaagagagggagaggttgtttattATGCTATGAGTTGGCAGGCATAAACCAAAAAAATAAGACCAGGCCTTCTTTCCCCTTTTGATTACACTAGATGTGGATGAAGGCTAATGTTGCACATTTTGGGAAATTTTCtgtgggaattaacaggaatatatgggaattaatgggaatatatgcaaattaatattaataccatttaaatgtagatgttttttgcattggatatatttaccatatcatatggagacagaaccataaaccttttaccttatcataagtagacataattgcaaataattaaatccttccaatagaaataaaaataaatttagtTAGGAatttaactttaattaaatgagttgacttcacatgggatgacttcactgaacaacaaaagaaagggaatattgaatgatccccaatgatccatcgcatctcccaaaaacattttcaacatacatctgtaaaatgatagtctagaaaataaagctttggttgtcttcctctctggtttccatgtcttctccctggacctcctcaatgtccacctcttgaacatcagactctgaggcatcatcttcactgtcactttccaaccttgttgaagATGGCTCATTTTCAGGCTCAAAAAACCTTAAGTTTgcctggatggccaccaatttttcaacccttgtattggtcagcctgttgcgtgctttgttgtgtgtgtgttccaaaacaaggaccagttgcgttctgaggcagctgatgttggtgggatttggaggatgatggaggcaataGGGGAAAGAGCCtgagatccacaaagtcccttccaccaggtggctgatgagatatgttggcacgactgccatattgcatctccatcccaaagactgccaagaaccttgccctcatccaggccaaggtggcaagacacggtagtgatgacaccataggccttgttggtttccgcaccagacaggatgctcttgccagcatacatGGGGTCCAACTTGTACACTGcggtgtgtatgggcttcaggcagaggtcttcatgctttttgatgtatttcagaaatgcagtttcctctgcttggaggaAGTGGGTAgagcagtacggatttcttctcttacatctgcaagcagagtctgaacatcagacaggatggcattgtctccctcaatccgtgcaatggctactgctataggtttcaggagtttcagggaactttatgcacttggccagatgattctgcatctttgttgaaTTCTTCACATAttatttggcacagtatttgcaaatgtacacagcttttcattctacattagctgcagtgaaatgtctccacacatcagatagtgccagtggcattttcctgtgaagattaaaagaaaaaaaagtgtaaaaaataaaatatacaattccatgtacagatagttaagcagttagattaaaacaactcctttgtaagataaatgttttacaatgaaacatgtatggaaacaggtgaattaacactcatcAATTTGCAGGCTCAAGCatgctaaaacccacatggtagcgaaaactaactagcagaaattattaacaagttagaaatgatttaaacacactttgctgtagacCACTATTTACCACTATTTACTAAAAAATCATGTATGTTATATAAAATATAtccaccccacccagtattgtaatcaaaacttaccagaaagcatgtagtccttggctcagacagtgtagtagtgtgggctcaatagcgtctcattagtgtgcaagatcttgagaatcagctgtacatgtgatggaagaatgcactgtgcatgcagaggtttgaaattccattgaattggggattgtttaaccaaaatatgccacaagacatAGAATTGCCTTATGTATATCCCCCAAAAAAGGTTCAcggttataagctaacttttttgatgaatttaagcaaaattctcGGTCTTAACTTACCAAGGAACATTTCCAGAAAAATTAAGGAAATTTACAGAAaagttcagaccctttgcaaccctaatgaAGGTTGAGAACTAAATTATTTCTATACTCTGCAGGAAAGCAGTTCACCAAAACAGACAAAATGTAGAGCTACCGAGTGTCACATCAGCCACTCAGTATAACATTGCCATAGCAGGACTATGGGACCACTGAAACGTCCTACACAACATCTTGGTCATATGCCTTCAATCAAGATGACAAAAAGAGAATGGAAGGGTAGCCAATGTCAGTATGCTTATATTCAATGAACACAACAGGGCGGACAACACAAGTACAATACCATATTGTATTCTAACAATCCAGTCTCATGCCTCAAAAGAGAGGAGAATTTGCCTGCTAACTCTGAAACCTATACAACTTAATTTTATGGTAAAGAAGATGACGGGTACTTACTTAGAAACAATAACAACCTATGAATTACTTTTGGAATTAATTAAGACAAACACTACCAGTACCGCAAGTGCTACAAAGAGTTTTGTATACAGGTTGTtagtatactgtagtaatgtCAAATTAGAGTATTTACACTGTAGTACCCTAAACATACCTCTCTTCCCCATGACCAAATAACACCATATTATGGGGTTTTGGGATACAGCAATAACACTCGGTAGAACCCCCGTTTCTGATTGCCAGAGACAAAAGTTAGGTAAAGCTTTTAAAAGGCATATTTGAAACATGGAGAGTGCTTACTGGATGCAGTTCTCCAATGACCATGTTGGCAGCCATCTCCTTGGCATCTGATGAGTGCCCGACGTCTTCAAAGCTCTCCGTGGCATCACCACCTGCCTGTTCCCTCAAGACCTCCTCTCCACCCGGGTgctgtaatatactgtacatgtcagaGTAGTTCTTTTCAAGCAATTTAGGCTTATTGAGGGCATACCACTGTTTAATTCTCAACCATGCTAATGTTAAACTGTAGCCAAATGGACAATTGGGCAAGGAGAGGACCGGAAGCAATAATGTAACATAGTATTTTTTGCATATTACAGAAACATAAAATGTCTAGAACACACACCTACATTTGGAGACTGTACAACAGGTTCAAATATTTATTAATGG containing:
- the cyb5a gene encoding cytochrome b5; the encoded protein is MEDKGENGQAVKYYRLSEIEEQNTFKSTWIIINFNVYDVTKFLEEHPGGEEVLREQAGGDATESFEDVGHSSDAKEMAANMVIGELHPDDRPKMAKPSVSLATTIEETSSWWTNWLIPGLAAAVITVMYRMYTSVEQ